A genome region from Natronobeatus ordinarius includes the following:
- a CDS encoding DUF7284 family protein, with protein sequence MVTDDRAISTVMDVALALLIVSTSVLLIGVYLHSDDESIGGDRGDHAIQTLSGSTVTITYDLRAENEAGNATTDSKHYDHPDLDPDEIGELYQITTYGSAADLLGEAALVNLQINDTKPFAYGYDVERSVDAAIRDRLVGSEGRTYAIATWEPYEGASINGTATAGDRPPRTADVSSSTMAVSSTVPPVEAKTLAESFVDGQERSASRSGIEDGFDLVGEDIAHATVEGYFPPEATQYTLESTLTENSMTLYNYRTLADATGADVEDHVTGTSPNAIAANEALAGTAGDDEGLAAVIADDMRDSPAGEQIEEAYAELDDDVPTEEKVEALESEFDAVVSTGTIKITVQTWDR encoded by the coding sequence ATGGTGACCGACGATCGGGCGATCTCGACGGTGATGGACGTCGCACTGGCGCTGCTGATCGTCAGCACGAGCGTGTTACTGATCGGCGTCTACCTCCACAGCGACGACGAGTCGATCGGCGGGGACCGCGGTGATCACGCAATCCAGACGCTGTCCGGTTCGACGGTGACGATCACGTACGATTTGCGAGCCGAGAACGAGGCTGGCAACGCGACGACCGACAGCAAACACTACGACCACCCGGACCTCGACCCCGACGAAATCGGCGAACTCTACCAGATCACGACCTACGGCTCGGCGGCGGATCTGCTCGGCGAGGCTGCGCTGGTGAACCTCCAGATAAACGATACCAAGCCCTTCGCCTACGGGTACGACGTCGAACGGTCGGTCGACGCGGCGATCCGCGATCGGCTGGTCGGCAGTGAGGGCCGAACCTACGCAATTGCAACCTGGGAACCCTACGAAGGAGCGTCGATCAACGGCACGGCCACCGCCGGCGACCGACCACCGCGCACCGCCGACGTTTCGAGTTCGACGATGGCGGTCTCGAGCACCGTTCCTCCGGTCGAGGCGAAGACGCTTGCCGAGTCGTTCGTCGACGGGCAAGAGCGCAGTGCCAGCCGGAGCGGCATCGAAGACGGCTTCGACCTCGTCGGCGAGGACATCGCCCACGCCACGGTCGAGGGCTACTTCCCGCCCGAGGCAACGCAGTACACCCTCGAGTCGACGCTCACCGAGAACTCAATGACGCTGTACAACTACCGAACGCTCGCCGACGCCACCGGGGCCGACGTCGAAGACCACGTGACCGGAACGTCACCCAACGCCATCGCGGCGAACGAAGCACTCGCAGGGACCGCAGGCGACGACGAGGGACTCGCCGCAGTGATCGCCGACGACATGCGCGACAGTCCGGCTGGCGAGCAAATCGAGGAGGCGTACGCCGAACTCGACGACGACGTTCCGACCGAGGAAAAGGTGGAAGCGCTCGAGTCTGAGTTCGACGCGGTCGTCTCGACCGGAACGATCAAGATCACCGTACAAACCTGGGATCGATAA
- a CDS encoding cobalamin biosynthesis protein produces the protein MSREGGVALDPPADLLAGHPATAYLWGHVAGSGAVTAKGLEVVTNDEESAAVLAAIAGGDFADLAHETTTREYAHDTSITRTEEEYTVSIDGSDLYGASGPLGLPVDGRGNYRFSAFSAHKRELLRGLLEGCGTVCFKSSSGTVGISFVADDRALLEVIDDLLESCPVEAPTGEISETSSGGYWFGLEDSAAPDFGTWVYDESDETGLYAPSRRRKLQRSLEQAENV, from the coding sequence ATGAGTCGTGAGGGAGGGGTCGCCCTCGATCCCCCTGCCGACCTGCTTGCCGGCCACCCCGCGACAGCGTACCTCTGGGGCCACGTCGCCGGCAGCGGCGCAGTCACCGCGAAGGGCCTCGAGGTCGTCACGAACGACGAGGAGAGCGCGGCTGTCCTCGCGGCCATCGCAGGCGGCGACTTTGCCGACCTCGCACACGAGACGACCACCCGCGAGTACGCCCACGACACCTCGATCACCCGGACCGAAGAGGAGTACACGGTCTCGATCGACGGCTCGGACCTCTACGGCGCGAGTGGTCCCCTCGGCCTCCCGGTCGACGGCCGCGGGAACTACCGCTTTAGCGCTTTCTCGGCTCACAAGCGTGAACTGCTCCGGGGACTGCTCGAGGGCTGTGGCACGGTTTGTTTCAAGTCCTCGAGTGGCACCGTCGGAATCTCGTTCGTCGCCGACGACCGAGCGTTGCTCGAGGTCATCGACGACCTTCTCGAGAGCTGTCCCGTGGAAGCCCCAACGGGCGAGATAAGCGAGACCTCCTCCGGGGGCTACTGGTTCGGGCTCGAGGATTCGGCCGCCCCCGATTTTGGAACCTGGGTGTACGACGAGAGCGACGAAACGGGACTGTACGCACCGAGTCGCCGACGGAAGCTCCAGCGAAGTCTCGAGCAGGCTGAAAACGTATGA
- a CDS encoding CbiX/SirB N-terminal domain-containing protein codes for MSTENSGQVVGDTLEDDAVLVVGHGSRREKSNEQVRELAAMLEDRVEVPVDVAYLELAEPSIPKAIEGLAPTCEHLSVVPLSLFGASHVKNDVPLAVQTARAKYDELALHCGAHLGVHPALVELLDERARAVEEDLGVDREDDDVAVVVCARGSSDPDANADAHKLSRLLYEGREFSRVETAFIGVTEPRLEDALHTVAKGRPDAVVVLPYMLGDGVLTQRIRDGAADFDAEYPYVAAGAGDPLGTDERIVKVLADRFREARADGVEMSCDTCKYKVELDGYEDDQGGARAMLRSLVHQAEHADRENVGDDPHVHDAPENHVAVCTNQTCAASGAATVLERLRQEARDAEECDVHITRSSCLGQCGEGPMVAVYPDGIWYGGVTPEDTERIVSSHLERDRIVSDLVQQTL; via the coding sequence ATGAGCACCGAGAACAGCGGACAGGTGGTCGGGGACACACTCGAGGACGACGCCGTCCTCGTCGTCGGCCACGGCTCGCGGCGGGAGAAGTCAAACGAGCAGGTCCGCGAGTTAGCGGCGATGCTCGAGGATCGGGTCGAGGTTCCGGTCGACGTCGCCTACCTCGAACTCGCGGAGCCGTCGATCCCCAAGGCGATCGAGGGGCTCGCGCCGACCTGCGAGCACCTCTCGGTCGTCCCCCTGTCGCTGTTCGGGGCGAGCCACGTCAAAAACGACGTGCCACTGGCGGTCCAGACCGCTCGAGCGAAATACGATGAGCTGGCGCTTCACTGCGGGGCCCACCTGGGCGTCCACCCCGCACTCGTCGAGTTGCTCGACGAACGGGCTCGCGCCGTCGAGGAGGATCTCGGCGTCGACCGCGAGGACGACGACGTCGCGGTCGTCGTCTGTGCCCGGGGCTCGAGCGATCCGGACGCCAACGCCGACGCGCACAAACTCTCCCGGCTGCTCTACGAGGGCCGGGAGTTCTCCCGCGTGGAGACGGCCTTCATCGGGGTCACGGAGCCCCGACTCGAGGACGCCCTTCACACCGTCGCGAAGGGGCGCCCCGACGCGGTGGTCGTCCTGCCGTACATGCTGGGCGACGGCGTGTTGACCCAGCGGATCCGGGACGGGGCGGCAGACTTCGACGCGGAGTACCCCTACGTCGCCGCGGGGGCGGGCGATCCGCTTGGCACGGACGAGCGCATCGTGAAGGTGCTCGCCGATCGTTTCCGGGAGGCTCGCGCCGACGGCGTCGAGATGTCCTGTGACACCTGCAAGTACAAGGTCGAACTCGACGGCTACGAGGACGACCAGGGTGGCGCTCGCGCAATGCTTCGCTCGCTCGTCCACCAGGCCGAACACGCCGACCGCGAGAACGTCGGAGACGACCCACACGTCCACGACGCCCCCGAGAACCACGTCGCCGTCTGCACCAACCAGACCTGTGCGGCCAGTGGCGCGGCGACCGTCCTCGAGCGCCTGCGCCAGGAGGCCCGCGACGCCGAGGAGTGTGACGTCCATATCACCCGGAGCTCCTGTCTCGGCCAGTGTGGCGAGGGGCCGATGGTCGCCGTCTATCCCGACGGGATCTGGTACGGCGGCGTCACCCCCGAGGACACTGAACGCATCGTTTCGTCCCACCTCGAACGGGACCGCATCGTTTCCGATCTGGTCCAGCAGACGCTGTGA
- a CDS encoding PQQ-binding-like beta-propeller repeat protein — translation MATLAGCTGGSDDPDTSPPEDDPGVADDDSDYGSWPMIHYNAANRLSVPHDGLDGEPEILWTAELEGTVSPPVVYDDVAYVSHGSGFYTALDLTERGDTVWEHETGERGTPAVSDAAVFVAGDGVEALDHDDGDVLWNTGHDESVESLRIYDDLLYAGLEDRVIVLDETGEERLEIDVTETVQSLAVDDERVYVRSRPDLDEDDFVIAAYDLDTGDSIWEHEIFHAQQWFDDRLTKTFPLVDGLVYTVDRESLISINGESGELQTVAEFEQSSWNRPTIHDDCAYIRIDELVAYDFNQGRKSPTWDPEINTTYPVVVAGDSVYTIRSTSFSAPPDITSVEYETGAVNWEAQPPELDEAHFPVVLNELILLSIDDPGIVAFG, via the coding sequence ATGGCTACTCTCGCCGGCTGCACCGGCGGTTCGGACGACCCCGACACATCCCCACCGGAGGACGACCCCGGCGTCGCCGACGACGACAGCGACTACGGCAGCTGGCCGATGATCCACTACAACGCTGCCAATCGACTCTCGGTCCCCCACGACGGCCTCGACGGCGAACCCGAAATTCTCTGGACTGCCGAACTCGAGGGGACCGTAAGTCCACCAGTCGTGTACGACGACGTCGCGTACGTCAGTCACGGAAGTGGCTTCTACACCGCCCTCGATCTCACCGAACGCGGCGATACCGTCTGGGAACACGAAACGGGCGAGCGAGGCACGCCCGCCGTCTCGGATGCGGCCGTCTTCGTCGCCGGTGACGGTGTCGAAGCGCTCGATCACGACGACGGTGACGTTCTCTGGAACACCGGCCACGACGAATCGGTCGAATCACTCCGGATCTACGACGACCTGCTCTACGCTGGCCTCGAAGACCGTGTCATCGTCCTCGACGAAACCGGTGAGGAACGACTCGAGATCGACGTCACTGAGACGGTTCAGTCGCTTGCGGTTGACGACGAACGTGTTTACGTTCGATCTCGTCCAGACCTGGATGAAGACGACTTTGTGATAGCTGCGTATGATCTCGACACTGGTGATTCGATTTGGGAACACGAAATCTTTCACGCACAACAGTGGTTCGATGATCGTCTGACCAAAACATTCCCACTTGTTGATGGATTAGTGTATACTGTTGATCGTGAATCGCTTATCTCGATCAATGGGGAAAGTGGCGAATTACAAACAGTTGCTGAATTCGAACAGTCTTCGTGGAATCGACCCACTATACATGACGACTGTGCTTATATTCGGATAGACGAATTAGTAGCATATGATTTTAACCAAGGTCGGAAGTCACCTACGTGGGACCCTGAAATAAACACTACTTATCCTGTTGTAGTCGCAGGAGATTCGGTCTACACCATACGAAGTACGAGTTTTTCGGCACCACCAGATATTACGTCAGTAGAATACGAAACGGGAGCTGTTAATTGGGAAGCCCAACCACCAGAATTAGACGAGGCTCATTTTCCGGTGGTCCTAAACGAACTCATCCTTTTATCAATTGATGATCCAGGAATTGTAGCATTTGGCTAA
- a CDS encoding precorrin-3B C(17)-methyltransferase: protein MSSGNESAGTPDEYGTLYVVGIGPGLPDHMTKRAKEVIETADCVIASNLYQSFLREDGTLPPEDEVDDDGFVTRDADTAARDEGDREDGHEQQIVRSSMGRQIELAKEAFKRVRAGEDVAHVSGGDPSVYGKSDLLFLMAEEEEATDIPIEIVPGVTAALGGSAMVGAPLCNDFCTVSLSDKWRGWDEIEEKLRAAAISDFVIVLYNCWRNYEKAVEIVREERTDDAYVAIVNDAGREDAGRNGEGHFVTTLGDAVNHDDKVSGMGTSLIIGNHETKTWSNDDRTYLVTPRGGRDVDDF from the coding sequence ATGAGTTCGGGCAACGAATCTGCCGGCACTCCCGACGAGTACGGCACCCTCTACGTCGTCGGCATCGGCCCCGGCCTGCCCGACCACATGACCAAGCGAGCCAAAGAGGTCATCGAGACGGCCGACTGCGTGATCGCCTCGAATCTTTACCAGTCGTTCCTCCGTGAGGACGGAACGTTGCCACCTGAGGACGAGGTGGATGACGACGGGTTCGTCACTCGAGACGCTGACACCGCAGCGCGAGACGAAGGCGATCGCGAGGACGGCCACGAACAGCAGATCGTCCGGTCGTCGATGGGACGCCAGATCGAACTGGCGAAGGAGGCGTTCAAGCGCGTTCGCGCGGGCGAGGACGTCGCCCACGTTTCGGGTGGCGACCCCTCCGTCTACGGCAAGTCCGACCTCCTCTTTCTGATGGCCGAAGAGGAGGAAGCGACGGACATTCCAATCGAGATCGTCCCCGGCGTGACCGCCGCACTCGGCGGGTCGGCGATGGTCGGTGCACCCCTGTGTAACGACTTCTGTACCGTCTCGCTGTCCGATAAGTGGCGTGGCTGGGACGAGATCGAGGAGAAACTGCGTGCCGCGGCGATTTCCGACTTCGTGATCGTCCTCTACAACTGCTGGCGCAACTACGAGAAGGCCGTCGAGATCGTCCGCGAGGAACGCACCGACGACGCCTACGTGGCGATCGTCAACGACGCGGGCCGGGAAGACGCCGGCCGCAACGGCGAGGGTCACTTCGTCACGACGCTTGGCGACGCTGTGAATCACGACGACAAAGTCTCGGGAATGGGCACCTCGCTCATCATCGGCAACCACGAGACGAAAACCTGGAGCAACGACGATCGAACGTACCTGGTCACCCCGCGTGGCGGGCGTGACGTCGACGATTTCTGA
- a CDS encoding DUF3209 family protein, which translates to MACAELEALRLALMNVNGTVDEHVKQHAEAEIGDALEENGPIAALANAETLDEIQRHLDAALVDLEEKASDADSTDPHGAYLRGRVVAVRDAEQRIRRLRERTDGLLEDLGETHHTLHEAFPIEE; encoded by the coding sequence ATGGCTTGCGCAGAACTCGAAGCACTGAGACTCGCACTAATGAACGTCAACGGCACCGTCGACGAACACGTCAAACAACACGCCGAAGCCGAGATCGGCGACGCCTTGGAGGAAAACGGCCCGATCGCAGCGCTGGCGAACGCCGAAACGTTAGACGAGATCCAGCGTCACCTCGACGCGGCGCTGGTCGATCTCGAGGAGAAAGCCTCGGATGCCGACTCAACTGACCCACACGGCGCCTACCTCCGCGGCCGGGTCGTCGCCGTCCGGGATGCCGAACAGCGAATCCGACGGCTCCGCGAACGAACCGACGGCCTCCTCGAGGATCTGGGTGAAACCCACCACACCCTCCACGAGGCGTTCCCGATCGAGGAGTGA
- a CDS encoding DUF7286 family protein translates to MTGRNRPNRSISIADDDRARIPFAMIAVLLLVSSVGIIAVLEQRPDPVIDRDAELVLDRSVTAAQSELRTAVLDATHQAGAAPINTTAGSDIDAISAADDDREAFRKYVKLLVYLEAADRLPAAGQSVGPDAESTVSLPPVSSDPGDGEIDPDEAIDRVDLEIGYFDEDVEQGTIHATVHGVEFDGVVGGEELPTETRSLSVSAGSPVFELHERMTEYEAQLNKGFFDSEGAPDATDPDGLGQELALRLYPMAYLKASWDRFGEETTRPEDHAFEEVIDTDHTEVLANHAIFSVQEDVFGTRDPHADRTMRPQYVCTSLDLATTISDVELEADLNDMVPSDNVTFEDDLEEIVERDENDTIIGFNEEVDFEEQVCDDGGLINDWVFGDEATGDLPDVPPLSDLIQDGIESMDAATYEIEVPVDMVAKATLLEYQGENVVDYLEAEAEQIESEMEDREMPDEYMYDVPDGEYERSPGDIVDELYRIDVTTDQSTSSGQLPTPSPPDGSDWERDRDSDSESVRGVASVDVDHTPIRAGDSYDRTIHKLSGTAAVEVRVVHGYKDTTGNETEYTTVSTTDTVDVEVETTIDGSYGFDAGGEYYTGTNEFPVASNPIETDYGHHDDVTFETGFENALVEVTSAESYDTAERDIESELTSALESSDPDGLESAAEESVLEQSSTVLESDDVIPGERQAVIDALTEELETVHGNFTAEWNDDPLRVEVAELTDGETPPKQAIEDIQARFEDQYVDDGGPYETPEEKAKAQIRKAYFDRIYYWLGEFDDEYDEQLDAVESELDDIGDGAGLGYLDDALDFVQGFANADFDPEPIDLEGSPVLDDAQYEVSGSPTYLTTTSINRERDSAIRPEDAGVLDLEFDEDVHHDPMAVQTDNRMPWPGLPVVFAIPNKWYATINTWSVDVRGEYSRFEVSSTIGDPADSDRLTYVAEHRPITVELSDGETVQVGKNEAIDFETETEVIVVMPGAVVQRGGPVPAVADGQGSLDGTTFCSETWEDVGPNAESDTSMCDDPHS, encoded by the coding sequence ATGACAGGCCGTAACCGACCGAATCGGAGCATATCGATTGCAGATGACGACCGCGCACGCATTCCGTTCGCGATGATCGCGGTGTTGTTACTCGTTTCGAGCGTCGGGATCATCGCCGTGCTCGAACAGCGCCCCGATCCGGTGATCGACCGTGACGCTGAACTCGTGCTCGACCGGAGCGTGACCGCCGCACAAAGTGAGCTTCGCACCGCGGTACTCGATGCGACGCACCAGGCGGGCGCAGCACCGATCAACACGACGGCCGGCAGCGATATCGATGCGATTTCGGCTGCCGACGACGACCGTGAGGCGTTCCGAAAGTACGTCAAACTGCTCGTCTACCTCGAAGCCGCCGATCGGTTGCCTGCCGCCGGCCAGTCCGTCGGCCCGGACGCCGAGTCGACAGTGTCACTCCCGCCAGTCTCGAGCGACCCCGGCGACGGCGAGATCGATCCAGACGAGGCCATCGACCGGGTCGACCTCGAGATCGGCTACTTCGACGAGGACGTCGAGCAGGGAACGATTCACGCGACCGTCCACGGCGTCGAATTCGACGGCGTCGTCGGCGGAGAAGAACTCCCGACGGAGACGCGATCGCTCAGCGTCAGCGCAGGCTCGCCGGTCTTCGAACTGCACGAACGGATGACGGAGTACGAAGCACAACTCAACAAAGGATTTTTCGACAGCGAAGGAGCACCCGATGCGACCGACCCCGACGGACTCGGCCAGGAGCTCGCCCTTCGACTGTATCCGATGGCGTACCTGAAAGCGAGCTGGGACCGATTCGGCGAGGAGACTACCAGACCCGAAGATCACGCCTTCGAGGAGGTCATCGATACCGACCACACCGAAGTGCTCGCCAACCACGCTATCTTCTCGGTCCAGGAGGACGTCTTCGGCACCCGCGATCCACACGCCGATCGAACGATGCGTCCCCAGTACGTCTGTACGAGCCTCGACCTCGCCACGACGATCAGCGACGTCGAACTCGAGGCAGACCTGAACGACATGGTTCCGAGCGACAACGTCACGTTCGAAGACGACCTCGAGGAGATCGTCGAACGCGACGAAAACGACACGATAATCGGCTTCAACGAGGAGGTCGACTTCGAAGAGCAGGTGTGTGACGACGGCGGCTTGATCAACGACTGGGTGTTCGGTGACGAAGCGACTGGCGACCTCCCGGACGTGCCACCACTCTCTGACCTCATCCAGGACGGCATCGAGAGCATGGACGCGGCAACCTACGAAATCGAGGTCCCGGTCGATATGGTCGCCAAGGCCACGCTACTCGAGTACCAGGGCGAGAACGTCGTCGACTACCTCGAAGCGGAGGCCGAGCAGATCGAATCCGAGATGGAAGACAGGGAGATGCCGGATGAGTACATGTACGACGTCCCCGACGGCGAGTACGAACGGAGCCCGGGAGACATCGTCGACGAACTCTATCGAATCGACGTGACGACCGACCAGAGCACTTCGTCCGGCCAGCTACCCACGCCCAGCCCACCCGATGGAAGTGACTGGGAACGCGACCGGGATAGCGACTCCGAGTCAGTTCGCGGCGTTGCGAGTGTAGACGTCGATCACACGCCGATCCGAGCGGGCGACAGTTACGATCGAACGATTCACAAACTCTCCGGAACGGCCGCCGTCGAGGTGCGCGTCGTCCACGGCTACAAGGACACCACCGGAAACGAGACGGAATACACGACCGTCTCCACCACCGACACCGTCGACGTCGAGGTGGAGACGACGATCGATGGCTCGTACGGCTTCGACGCAGGGGGCGAGTACTACACCGGAACCAACGAGTTCCCAGTCGCATCGAACCCGATCGAGACCGACTACGGCCACCACGACGACGTGACCTTCGAGACGGGATTCGAGAACGCGCTCGTCGAAGTGACGAGCGCGGAGTCCTACGACACTGCAGAGCGTGACATCGAGAGCGAACTGACCTCTGCACTCGAGTCGAGCGATCCAGACGGCCTCGAATCCGCGGCCGAAGAGAGCGTTCTCGAGCAGTCGAGCACGGTGCTCGAGTCGGACGACGTCATCCCGGGTGAACGGCAGGCCGTGATCGACGCGCTGACCGAAGAGCTCGAAACCGTGCACGGAAATTTCACCGCCGAGTGGAACGACGACCCGCTCCGCGTCGAGGTCGCCGAACTAACCGACGGGGAGACGCCACCGAAGCAGGCAATCGAGGACATTCAGGCCCGATTCGAGGACCAGTACGTCGACGACGGGGGACCGTACGAGACGCCCGAAGAGAAGGCGAAAGCCCAGATTCGGAAGGCGTACTTCGATCGTATCTACTACTGGCTCGGGGAGTTCGACGACGAGTACGACGAGCAACTGGACGCCGTCGAATCCGAACTCGACGATATCGGTGACGGGGCCGGACTCGGCTATCTCGACGACGCACTCGACTTCGTGCAGGGATTCGCGAACGCCGACTTCGATCCCGAGCCGATCGACCTCGAGGGCTCACCAGTACTCGACGACGCCCAGTACGAAGTCTCCGGCTCGCCGACGTACCTGACGACGACCTCGATCAATCGCGAACGTGATTCAGCGATCAGACCGGAAGACGCAGGCGTCCTCGACCTCGAGTTCGACGAGGACGTCCACCACGATCCGATGGCGGTGCAGACGGACAATCGCATGCCGTGGCCGGGACTGCCGGTCGTGTTCGCAATACCGAATAAGTGGTACGCGACGATCAACACCTGGTCCGTCGACGTCAGGGGCGAGTACTCTCGGTTCGAAGTCAGTTCGACCATCGGCGACCCTGCTGACAGCGATCGGCTCACCTACGTCGCCGAACATCGTCCGATAACGGTCGAACTCTCCGACGGCGAAACGGTGCAGGTCGGGAAGAACGAGGCGATCGACTTCGAGACGGAGACGGAAGTGATCGTCGTGATGCCCGGAGCCGTCGTTCAGCGCGGTGGGCCGGTGCCTGCGGTTGCTGATGGCCAGGGATCGCTAGATGGAACCACATTCTGTTCCGAGACCTGGGAAGATGTTGGCCCGAACGCAGAGTCCGATACTTCTATGTGTGATGACCCTCATAGCTGA
- the cobJ gene encoding precorrin-3B C(17)-methyltransferase — MTDTNTDSDESTSKCGAKTDGGETSSSASGSKCGASKSDDSSSSSESKCGASGSSSSDSSSSGSKCGASSKKESTEEKVGATVDDFDGEPGQLMAVGLGPGHPEGMTQRAKDALLEAEHIVGYTTYIELLPDEIVEQADDIYDTPMCGEVSRTEESVDRTLAGNDVAIVGSGDPNVYALAGLALEILESKGATASMVDFEVIPGVPAAQSCAARLGAPLVNDTVSVSLSDHLVPMPEIESRLHSVAKESFIITIYNPWSRKRRENFEKCCEILLTHRDPGTPVGIVHGAGREDEQVMITELGELEELGESEIIDMTTTIVVGNEETYVWDDRMVTPRGYETKYDY, encoded by the coding sequence ATGACTGACACCAACACCGACTCCGACGAATCGACCTCGAAGTGTGGCGCGAAAACCGACGGCGGCGAGACCTCGAGTTCCGCTTCGGGCTCGAAGTGCGGCGCGTCGAAGAGCGACGACTCGAGCTCGTCCTCGGAATCGAAATGCGGGGCCTCAGGTTCGAGCTCGAGCGACTCGAGCAGTTCGGGATCGAAGTGTGGGGCCTCGAGCAAGAAAGAGAGCACCGAGGAGAAAGTCGGCGCGACCGTCGACGACTTCGACGGCGAGCCCGGCCAGCTGATGGCTGTCGGCCTCGGCCCCGGCCATCCGGAGGGGATGACCCAGCGTGCGAAAGACGCACTGCTCGAGGCCGAGCACATCGTCGGCTACACGACCTACATCGAGCTCCTGCCCGACGAGATCGTCGAGCAGGCCGACGACATCTACGACACGCCGATGTGTGGCGAGGTCTCCCGGACAGAGGAATCGGTCGACCGCACGCTCGCGGGCAACGACGTGGCGATCGTCGGCAGCGGCGACCCGAACGTCTACGCGCTCGCGGGGCTGGCACTCGAGATCCTCGAGTCGAAGGGTGCGACGGCCTCGATGGTCGACTTCGAGGTTATCCCGGGCGTCCCCGCCGCACAGTCGTGTGCGGCCCGTCTGGGTGCCCCCCTCGTGAACGACACCGTCTCAGTCTCGCTGTCCGATCACCTCGTGCCGATGCCCGAGATCGAGTCCCGGCTGCACTCGGTCGCAAAGGAGAGTTTCATCATCACGATCTACAACCCCTGGAGCCGCAAGCGTCGGGAGAACTTCGAGAAGTGCTGTGAGATTCTCCTCACGCACCGCGATCCCGGCACGCCCGTGGGCATCGTTCACGGTGCCGGCCGCGAGGACGAGCAGGTGATGATCACCGAACTCGGCGAACTCGAAGAGCTCGGTGAAAGCGAGATCATCGACATGACGACGACCATCGTCGTCGGCAACGAGGAAACGTACGTCTGGGACGACCGGATGGTCACCCCGCGTGGCTACGAGACGAAATACGACTACTGA
- a CDS encoding ferredoxin, with protein MPKYEVTLEKDACDGIFACLTRDPRFVEDEDGLATVDPDADPIYDATGEETVTVEDGRVVATFDDDRIEDTKKAAQACPVDAIEVREVDE; from the coding sequence ATGCCAAAATACGAAGTCACCCTCGAGAAGGACGCCTGTGACGGCATCTTCGCCTGCCTGACCCGCGATCCGCGATTCGTCGAGGACGAAGACGGCCTGGCGACGGTCGACCCCGACGCCGACCCGATCTACGACGCGACGGGCGAGGAGACCGTCACGGTCGAAGACGGTCGGGTCGTCGCCACTTTCGACGACGACCGGATCGAGGACACGAAAAAGGCCGCCCAGGCCTGTCCCGTCGACGCGATCGAGGTTCGGGAGGTGGACGAATGA
- the cbiG gene encoding cobalt-precorrin 5A hydrolase, with protein MSSESDRDGGHCSTPDSDGEVAEEIAIIAFKRKMDTAEEIVEGIDDRYDSVDILEYHSDVFEEYWGEYDCFVGLMASGIAMRKTAHLLEDKWDDPAIVVIDEELTWAIPITGGHHGANQVAKDLATMGAIPAMTTASEAAGKQGVEARAKAMDAHVVNGDSTVATNLAVLDDELGPVARLDGPKAVLVGDDVTVLKRNKDDGVVVGTGSVSGAKKETFLEAWETALERTEYEIADVEFVATATRKEDEEGLLAAADELGLGVVAFEKGTLLEHEGPTPSKSKELIGWPGVSEASAIAGGRENELVLEKIGYEDEVTVAIGR; from the coding sequence ATGAGTTCGGAATCAGACCGCGACGGCGGTCACTGTTCGACCCCCGACAGCGACGGCGAGGTCGCCGAGGAGATCGCCATCATCGCCTTCAAGCGGAAGATGGACACCGCCGAGGAAATCGTCGAGGGCATCGACGATCGCTACGACTCGGTGGACATCCTCGAGTATCACTCAGACGTCTTCGAGGAGTACTGGGGCGAGTACGACTGTTTCGTCGGGCTGATGGCGAGCGGCATCGCGATGCGAAAGACCGCCCACTTACTCGAGGACAAGTGGGACGACCCGGCGATCGTCGTCATCGACGAAGAACTGACCTGGGCGATCCCGATCACGGGTGGCCACCACGGTGCGAACCAGGTCGCGAAGGATCTCGCGACGATGGGTGCGATCCCGGCGATGACCACCGCGAGCGAGGCGGCGGGTAAGCAGGGCGTCGAGGCCCGCGCGAAGGCGATGGACGCCCACGTCGTCAACGGCGATTCGACCGTGGCGACGAACCTCGCCGTCCTCGACGACGAACTCGGTCCCGTCGCACGACTCGACGGCCCGAAGGCGGTGCTGGTCGGCGACGACGTTACGGTCCTCAAGCGCAACAAGGACGATGGCGTCGTCGTCGGCACCGGAAGTGTCTCCGGGGCGAAGAAAGAGACGTTCCTGGAAGCCTGGGAGACCGCCCTCGAGCGAACGGAGTACGAGATAGCGGACGTCGAGTTCGTCGCGACGGCGACCCGGAAAGAAGACGAGGAGGGGTTGCTCGCCGCGGCCGACGAACTCGGCCTCGGCGTCGTCGCCTTCGAGAAGGGGACGCTGCTCGAGCACGAGGGACCGACCCCCTCGAAGTCGAAGGAACTGATCGGCTGGCCGGGCGTCTCGGAGGCGTCAGCCATCGCCGGTGGCCGTGAGAACGAACTCGTACTCGAGAAGATCGGCTACGAGGACGAGGTAACGGTGGCGATCGGCCGATGA